The Lycium ferocissimum isolate CSIRO_LF1 chromosome 10, AGI_CSIRO_Lferr_CH_V1, whole genome shotgun sequence genome window below encodes:
- the LOC132033300 gene encoding allene oxide synthase 1, chloroplastic-like: MASTSFALPSLKVQFPSHKPSSSYTSSSSHRVIVRSIKDSVSERPPFISSPPVKPTKLPTRKVPGDYGLPLVGPWKDRLDYFYNQGKNEFFKSRIQKNQSTVFRTNMPPGPFISFNPNVVVLLDGKSFPTLFDVSKVDKKDLFTGTFMPSTELTGGYRVLSYLDPSEPNHAKLKKLMFYLLSSRRNEVIPEFHNSYSELFETLENELATKGKAGLNAANDQAAFNFLARSLYGVNPLDTELGSDGPKLIGKWVFFQLHPLLILGLPKVLEDLVMHTFRLPPALVKKDYQRLYNFFYDNSTSVLDEAEKIGISREEACHNLLFATCFNSFGGIKIFFPNMLKWIGRAGAKLHCELAQEIRSVIKSNNGKITMAAMEKMPLMKSVVYESLRIEPPVASQYGRAKRDMVIESHDASFEIKEGELLYGFQPFATKDPKIFDRSEEFVADRFVGEEGEKLLKHVLWSNGSETENPSVNNKQCAGKDFVVLVSRLLLVELFIRYDSFEIEVGASPLGAAITLTSLKRASF; encoded by the coding sequence ATGGCATCAACTTCTTTTGCTCTTCCTTCTCTAAAAGTACAATTCCCCTCACATAAACCATCATCTTCTTATACGAGCTCATCGTCTCATCGGGTCATTGTTCGATCCATTAAAGATTCAGTGTCTGAGAGGCCACCTTTCATTTCATCGCCACCCGTTAAACCAACAAAACTCCCGACCAGAAAAGTCCCTGGAGATTATGGACTACCATTGGTTGGTCCATGGAAAGACAGACTTGATTACTTTTACAATCAGGGCAAAAATGAGTTTTTCAAATCTCGAATTCAGAAAAATCAATCTACTGTTTTTCGAACCAACATGCCACCgggtcctttcatttccttcaatcCAAACGTTGTTGTTTTGCTCGATGGTAAAAGTTTCCCCACCCTTTTTGATGTCTCTAAGGTTGACAAAAAAGATCTCTTCACCGGTACTTTTATGCCTTCAACTGAGCTCACAGGCGGTTATCGTGTTCTCTCCTATCTTGATCCTTCCGAACCAAACCACGCTAAACTGAAGAAACTCATGTTTTATCTCCTTTCATCACGACGTAACGAAGTCATCCCCGAGTTCCACAATAGCTATTCCGAGCTATTTGAAACACTAGAGAATGAACTCGCCACGAAAGGGAAGGCTGGGCTTAATGCAGCAAATGACCAAGCCGCATTTAACTTCCTGGCTCGATCTTTATACGGAGTTAATCCGCTAGACACCGAACTCGGGTCTGATGGACCCAAGTTGATTGGCAAATGGGtgtttttccaacttcatccttTGCTAATTCTTGGCCTACCAAAGGTTCTTGAAGACCTTGTCATGCATACTTTTAGGCTGCCCCCTGCTTTAGTGAAAAAAGACTACCAGAGATTGTACAACTTCTTCTATGATAACTCAACTTCCGTTCTTGATGAAGCGGAAAAAATTGGTATTTCACGAGAGGAGGCTTGTCACAATTTGCTATTCGCGACATGTTTTAATTCATTTGGAGGAATCAAAATCTTTTTTCCCAATATGTTGAAGTGGATAGGCAGAGCTGGGGCCAAACTGCACTGCGAACTGGCTCAGGAGATACGTTCAGTTATTAAATCAAACAATGGAAAAATCACAATGGCTGCCATGGAAAAAATGCCGCTAATGAAATCTGTAGTCTATGAGTCCCTACGCATTGAACCGCCAGTAGCATCACAATACGGCAGAGCAAAACGTGACATGGTAATTGAGTCCCATGATGCATCATTTGAGATCAAAGAAGGTGAGCTTCTTTATGGGTTTCAACCATTTGCAACTAAAGACCCCAAAATATTTGACCGATCGGAAGAGTTTGTTGCCGATAGGTTTGTTGGTGAGGAAGGGGAAAAGCTACTGAAACATGTGTTATGGTCAAATGGATCTGAAACAGAGAATCCATCGGTAAATAACAAGCAGTGTGCTGGAAAAGATTTTGTGGTGTTGGTTTCaagattgttgttggttgaattGTTCATTCGATATGATTCCTTTGAGATTGAAGTTGGTGCATCTCCTTTAGGTGCTGCAATTACCTTAACATCTTTGAAAAGAGCAAGCTTTTGA